The Hyalangium gracile genome contains a region encoding:
- a CDS encoding MBL fold metallo-hydrolase: MKIEPFFDPKTYTLTYVVWDEATRDAVVIDPVLDYEPLASQTSTESAEKVAAFLVENQLRPRFILETHAHADHLSGSQYLKRRFEAPIAIGEHITTVQQTFKELFDLSPEFKADGSQFDRLLKDGETFQAGSLRIEVIHTPGHTPACVTYRIGDAVFTGDALFIEDYGTGRCDFPRGSAEALYRSVHDRLYALPDETRVFVGHDYQPNGRPLRYETTIGASKRQNVQLRAETPKDEYVTFRQKRDATLTPPRLLFQSVQVNIDAGRLPRPHANGRRYLHLPLNLFRPTSEDGELKSS, encoded by the coding sequence ATGAAGATCGAGCCCTTCTTCGACCCCAAGACGTACACCCTCACCTACGTCGTCTGGGATGAGGCCACCCGCGATGCCGTCGTCATCGATCCCGTGCTCGACTACGAGCCGCTCGCCTCGCAGACCTCCACCGAGTCGGCCGAGAAGGTGGCCGCCTTCCTGGTGGAGAACCAGCTCCGGCCACGCTTCATCCTCGAGACGCATGCCCACGCCGACCACCTGTCCGGCTCGCAGTACCTCAAGCGCCGCTTCGAGGCCCCCATCGCCATCGGTGAGCACATCACCACGGTGCAGCAGACCTTCAAGGAGCTGTTCGACCTCAGCCCCGAGTTCAAGGCGGATGGCAGCCAGTTCGATCGCCTGCTGAAGGATGGCGAGACGTTCCAGGCCGGCTCGCTGCGCATCGAGGTCATCCACACGCCCGGCCATACGCCCGCCTGCGTCACGTACCGCATCGGCGACGCCGTCTTCACCGGAGATGCCCTCTTCATCGAGGACTACGGCACGGGCCGCTGCGACTTCCCGCGCGGCAGCGCCGAGGCGCTCTACCGCTCCGTGCATGATCGGCTCTACGCGCTGCCGGACGAGACGCGCGTCTTCGTGGGCCACGACTACCAGCCCAACGGCCGGCCCCTGCGCTACGAGACGACCATCGGCGCCTCCAAGCGGCAGAACGTCCAGCTCCGGGCGGAGACCCCGAAGGACGAGTACGTCACCTTCCGCCAGAAGCGCGACGCCACGCTGACGCCGCCCCGCCTGCTCTTCCAGAGCGTCCAGGTGAACATCGACGCGGGCCGGCTGCCCAGGCCTCACGCCAACGGGCGCCGCTACCTCCACCTGCCGCTCAACCTCTTCCGCCCCACGAGCGAGGACGGCGAGCTCAAGTCCTCCTGA
- a CDS encoding addiction module protein, translated as MTRRARQVLDEALKLSPEEQSLVLRELLVRLEGEPEPEAEAAWAQEIELRAQQARAGAPSAGDWETVCDEIEAELTRK; from the coding sequence ATGACGCGCCGCGCTCGCCAGGTGCTCGATGAGGCCCTCAAGCTCTCGCCCGAGGAGCAGTCACTCGTCCTGCGTGAGCTACTGGTTCGGCTCGAAGGAGAGCCTGAGCCGGAGGCCGAAGCCGCATGGGCCCAGGAGATCGAGCTTCGGGCACAGCAGGCGCGGGCCGGCGCTCCGTCCGCAGGGGACTGGGAGACGGTCTGCGACGAGATTGAAGCCGAGCTGACCCGGAAATGA
- a CDS encoding WD40 domain-containing protein produces MSRRGLWLCLGALLIASGAGAEVREPLVPEGEPAPILHGVTWDRMEVSASLAFSANGRLLAAGGEDGRVRLWDVSSGRALRILEGHREEVLSVAFSPDGQLVASGSKDGQVLMWKVATGDALHPPNAHKGSVQAVTFSPDGSLLVSAGDDGQLQLWTQGTEKPRVLEPVGFGPILAVTFSPDGKTLAWSGNNGAIRRWRRETGREQPVLRGDSGEVRSLAFSPDGRTLAAGWSTGNVETWQGDTPPKEGRSKRSPTRDVRAIVSFSPNGRILAAAQLDGTVKLERVDLERGDKPGDEPELELQVAAIRDGLPASAAAFSPDGRTVAWALADKTIRITELALGTEVQRMTSPSSPVLSMAFSPNRRTLAAAQADRQIRLWALDSGHEIQCLGPHKGTVRSVAFNPDGSRVAAGSDDGTVQLWDVDPGGRLHTLSGGHSKAVLSVAFHPRETTVVASAGEDGVVQLWDSGNGLKLTLINSSGAPLRTLAISPDGRVLAAAGDDGRVWLWDVEDPLGSRAQGSSGGERGKGPPAAKGGRREPMSVLKCHSKPVRAVAFSPNGSILASAGDDEKVCLWSVPKPGGSWRSLSSLQGFEGAVQSIAFSPDGKTLASGGSTGLLLLWDVNTWRPRMKLNGALAPSMKVISAVAFSLDGGTLASAGEDGAVRLWSTTQNEKVPFGFLRGGPTGWISGLRDGPIYRHDGGRFLYRELEKRALHAVPPPEDSTPPQLTVQAEPDAMVRDFSAESKLVLTLSNAPGAGRAYWLRVEPVEPLPEGLVLTLPPTLLRLDEETPVHVGLSYLKPEGEAAPEKLSLHLKLVDAFRQESPVEATLQVRTPRLVVKDAPSFDGMTVFIPIANEGSQGTGDFELMGTLTDSRGLERNSRPQFVKNLEPGAAPVIFAVTPDNELHLSGKLSVQLTATYKKWPRRETLAKSEVKVPFKLELYALLAVGALLLFGVVHYARVYRNPMVVQAARAPAALKSYPLAQMAEADQALRRARRLDSTITAAGIPVTRWERALRGAKEPQAAATAFAEAIGGRLGASLASNAWALSLPSLRLRFARDTAVVVIDGTRLESGVAERLMTDVFQDGRGPSQVLVLDRTHTKNARQVLEGVPRVRSVVLSANPLRDLLLAEEPVRVLETTISEQVAVSELSPYQVAGGVKLENLFFGREREVRAIADRTVRNFLVVGQRQMGKSSLLLAVLRRLQARSDLDAQYVELADGDLHRRLARERERLPPGGGPLPPFEEVAAGVPSRPRVWLIDEADDFISADARAGYPVLQAMRALAEEGRAYFILAGFWDLYRAVVLDEKQPLRNFGEHLRLEPLDPRSALALVTEPMSALALQWDAPTTPEFLVEQAGRRANLLVLACKALVESLPSDTHTLTREHLERAFREDKDLRDQGRRWRGDHPLHRAVVRQALLLGRPTREEVRQALKARGADIRSVDFDEAMDHRELSYVLVPDGEGRLYCPVPLMQRYIESERSLEVGLTEDLEDLRRRGLAEVPKPA; encoded by the coding sequence GTGAGCCGTCGCGGCCTGTGGCTCTGCCTGGGTGCCCTTCTCATCGCCTCGGGAGCTGGCGCGGAGGTTCGCGAGCCGCTCGTCCCGGAGGGGGAGCCTGCGCCCATCCTCCATGGGGTAACGTGGGATCGCATGGAGGTGAGTGCCAGCCTCGCCTTCAGCGCCAACGGACGGCTCCTCGCCGCGGGTGGAGAGGACGGGCGGGTCCGGCTGTGGGACGTGAGCAGCGGGCGCGCGCTGCGCATCCTGGAAGGCCACCGGGAAGAGGTGCTCTCCGTGGCCTTCAGTCCGGACGGGCAGCTCGTGGCCTCCGGCAGCAAGGATGGGCAGGTGCTGATGTGGAAGGTGGCCACGGGGGACGCGCTCCATCCCCCCAATGCCCACAAGGGCTCCGTGCAGGCCGTCACCTTCAGCCCGGATGGAAGCCTCCTGGTCTCGGCCGGAGACGACGGGCAGCTCCAGCTGTGGACTCAGGGCACGGAGAAGCCGCGGGTGCTCGAGCCCGTGGGCTTTGGCCCCATCCTGGCCGTCACCTTCAGTCCGGACGGGAAGACCCTGGCATGGTCCGGCAACAATGGCGCGATCCGGCGATGGCGCCGGGAGACTGGGCGAGAGCAGCCCGTCCTGAGAGGTGACTCCGGAGAGGTGCGATCCCTGGCCTTCAGCCCGGATGGGCGCACCCTTGCCGCGGGCTGGAGCACCGGGAACGTGGAAACCTGGCAGGGGGACACCCCGCCCAAGGAAGGCCGCTCGAAGCGAAGCCCCACGCGCGACGTGAGGGCCATCGTCTCCTTCAGTCCGAACGGGCGCATCCTGGCCGCGGCGCAGCTCGACGGGACCGTGAAGCTGGAGCGGGTGGACCTCGAGCGCGGTGACAAGCCGGGCGATGAGCCGGAGCTGGAGCTGCAGGTGGCCGCCATCAGAGACGGCCTACCCGCGTCCGCGGCGGCCTTCAGCCCGGATGGACGGACCGTGGCGTGGGCGCTGGCGGACAAGACGATCCGCATCACCGAGCTGGCCCTCGGGACCGAAGTGCAGCGCATGACGTCTCCCTCCAGCCCCGTGCTGTCCATGGCCTTCAGTCCGAACCGGCGGACCCTCGCCGCCGCTCAGGCCGACCGGCAGATCCGCCTGTGGGCGCTGGACTCCGGACACGAAATCCAGTGTCTGGGTCCACATAAGGGGACTGTGCGGTCCGTCGCATTCAACCCGGATGGCTCAAGGGTGGCCGCCGGCTCGGACGATGGAACGGTGCAGCTGTGGGACGTGGACCCCGGAGGCAGGCTCCACACGCTCTCGGGAGGCCACAGCAAGGCGGTGCTCTCCGTGGCCTTCCACCCCAGAGAGACGACCGTGGTGGCTTCGGCTGGCGAGGATGGAGTGGTGCAGCTGTGGGACTCCGGGAACGGGCTGAAGCTCACGCTCATCAATAGCAGCGGCGCTCCCCTGCGGACGCTCGCCATCAGCCCGGACGGGCGCGTGCTCGCAGCGGCGGGAGATGACGGCAGGGTGTGGCTGTGGGACGTCGAGGACCCCTTGGGCTCCAGGGCTCAGGGGAGCTCCGGGGGAGAGCGCGGCAAGGGGCCCCCGGCGGCGAAGGGGGGCCGGCGCGAGCCCATGTCCGTCCTGAAGTGCCACAGCAAGCCCGTCAGAGCCGTGGCCTTCAGCCCGAACGGGAGCATCCTCGCCTCGGCGGGAGACGACGAGAAGGTGTGCCTGTGGAGTGTTCCGAAGCCCGGGGGGTCCTGGCGCTCCCTCTCGTCGCTGCAAGGGTTCGAGGGGGCCGTCCAGTCCATCGCCTTCAGCCCGGACGGGAAGACCCTGGCCTCGGGAGGGAGCACCGGGCTGCTGCTGCTGTGGGACGTGAACACGTGGCGCCCCCGGATGAAGCTGAACGGCGCGCTGGCTCCATCCATGAAGGTGATCTCCGCCGTGGCATTCAGCCTGGATGGAGGCACCCTCGCCTCGGCGGGGGAAGATGGGGCCGTGCGACTGTGGTCCACCACTCAGAACGAGAAGGTGCCGTTCGGGTTCCTGCGAGGAGGCCCCACCGGCTGGATCAGCGGACTGCGAGACGGGCCCATCTACCGTCACGACGGAGGACGGTTCCTCTACCGCGAGCTCGAGAAGAGGGCGCTCCACGCCGTCCCTCCGCCCGAGGACAGCACGCCTCCCCAGCTCACCGTCCAGGCCGAGCCCGACGCGATGGTCCGTGATTTCTCCGCCGAGTCGAAGCTCGTCCTCACCCTCTCCAACGCCCCGGGGGCGGGCCGGGCCTACTGGCTTCGGGTGGAGCCCGTGGAGCCCCTGCCAGAAGGGCTCGTCCTCACCCTGCCTCCCACGCTCCTGCGCCTCGACGAGGAGACACCTGTCCATGTGGGGCTCTCGTACCTGAAGCCCGAGGGCGAGGCGGCTCCGGAGAAGCTCTCGCTCCACCTCAAGCTGGTGGATGCCTTCCGCCAGGAGAGCCCCGTCGAGGCCACGCTTCAGGTACGGACGCCTCGGCTGGTGGTGAAGGACGCGCCCTCCTTCGACGGAATGACTGTGTTCATCCCCATCGCGAACGAGGGCAGCCAGGGGACGGGGGATTTCGAGCTGATGGGGACGCTCACGGACTCGCGAGGATTGGAGCGGAACAGCCGGCCGCAGTTCGTCAAGAACCTCGAGCCCGGCGCGGCGCCTGTCATCTTCGCGGTCACTCCCGACAACGAGCTGCACCTGTCCGGCAAGCTGTCCGTCCAGCTCACGGCCACCTACAAGAAGTGGCCTCGGCGGGAGACGCTCGCCAAGAGCGAGGTGAAGGTTCCCTTCAAGCTCGAGCTGTATGCCCTGCTGGCCGTGGGGGCGCTGCTGCTCTTCGGCGTCGTGCACTACGCGCGCGTGTATCGCAACCCGATGGTGGTGCAGGCGGCGCGGGCACCTGCCGCGCTCAAGAGCTACCCGCTGGCGCAGATGGCCGAGGCGGATCAGGCCCTGCGGCGGGCCAGGCGCCTGGACTCCACCATCACCGCCGCGGGAATTCCCGTCACCCGCTGGGAACGAGCGCTGCGCGGTGCCAAGGAGCCTCAGGCCGCGGCCACGGCCTTCGCGGAGGCCATCGGCGGGAGGCTCGGCGCGAGCCTGGCCTCGAACGCCTGGGCGCTGTCGCTGCCGTCACTCCGGCTGCGCTTCGCGCGAGACACCGCCGTGGTCGTCATCGACGGCACACGCCTGGAATCCGGCGTGGCAGAGCGCCTCATGACCGATGTCTTCCAGGATGGCCGCGGCCCGAGCCAGGTGCTGGTGCTCGACCGGACGCACACGAAGAACGCCCGCCAGGTGCTGGAGGGCGTGCCGCGTGTCCGCAGCGTGGTGCTCTCCGCCAACCCACTGAGGGACTTGCTGCTGGCCGAGGAGCCCGTGCGCGTGCTGGAGACGACCATCTCCGAGCAGGTCGCCGTCTCCGAATTGTCGCCGTACCAGGTGGCCGGCGGCGTGAAGCTGGAGAACCTCTTCTTCGGCCGCGAGCGCGAGGTGCGCGCCATCGCGGACCGCACGGTGCGCAACTTCCTCGTGGTGGGCCAGAGGCAGATGGGCAAGAGCAGCCTGCTGCTGGCCGTCCTCCGGCGGCTCCAGGCGCGCTCGGACCTGGATGCGCAGTATGTGGAGCTCGCGGACGGAGACCTGCACCGGCGACTGGCCCGGGAGCGCGAGCGACTTCCCCCGGGCGGAGGGCCACTGCCTCCCTTCGAGGAGGTGGCCGCTGGAGTGCCTTCCCGCCCGCGCGTGTGGCTGATCGACGAGGCGGATGACTTCATCAGCGCGGATGCCAGGGCCGGGTACCCGGTGCTGCAGGCGATGCGCGCGCTGGCGGAGGAGGGCCGGGCCTACTTCATCCTGGCTGGCTTCTGGGACCTGTATCGGGCGGTGGTGCTCGACGAGAAGCAGCCGCTGCGTAACTTCGGCGAGCACCTGCGGCTGGAGCCGTTGGATCCGCGCTCGGCGCTGGCGCTCGTCACCGAGCCGATGTCGGCCCTGGCTCTGCAGTGGGATGCGCCCACCACGCCCGAGTTCCTGGTGGAGCAGGCCGGGCGCAGGGCCAACCTGCTCGTGCTGGCATGCAAGGCGCTGGTGGAGTCGCTGCCGTCCGACACCCACACGCTCACCCGCGAGCACCTGGAGCGCGCCTTCCGCGAGGACAAGGACTTGCGAGACCAGGGGCGCCGTTGGCGAGGGGACCATCCGCTCCACCGGGCCGTGGTGCGCCAGGCGCTGCTGCTCGGGCGGCCCACGCGCGAGGAGGTCCGCCAGGCCTTGAAGGCGCGTGGCGCGGACATCCGCTCGGTGGACTTCGACGAGGCGATGGACCACCGCGAGCTGAGCTACGTGCTGGTGCCGGACGGAGAAGGGCGGCTGTACTGCCCCGTCCCGCTCATGCAGCGCTACATCGAGTCCGAGCGGAGCCTGGAGGTGGGGCTCACCGAGGACCTCGAGGACCTGCGCCGCCGCGGCCTGGCCGAGGTGCCCAAGCCCGCGTGA
- a CDS encoding SIR2 family protein, with product MMNFPRELVEAVRKYQVVPFVGAGISMGVKRGVFPSWIQLLEGLAERMNDEGIPASAIAEVRQRIAQGDFLTAAELAFQELGAYRFNRFLRERIRVRQPPDADLSVVRALWELRPPVVITPNYDDVLLWGREGAEPVSNDQDDELNLMDVEASADTPRVWYLHGTIHRLATLVLAGADYKRLYGDSAQPSSYSQYTNALNRLRQWIHARPFLYMGFSFSDPYVLKQLEHVIGITKGRHVPSFALMKKGQIDRGALWPKYNIQLVEYEDHGAPLAEFLRGLAQAAFGGNRPVALTSFSASPAPQDPGPVPRPALEQEYTRILRSQHRLVLLAPEDGGARSLARRVAAQYGGRVTWLAPPNVPDCTEAEYCRALAGDDPDAASVTSFDALVEHLRKKASRLGRDHLIVLRYEWGPFDHLTALGRHLRRMMDEPSAVQFHFLIAGGERSAWLLHNMKSFSVFKDAPRREVPDLTVEEVRQFLDSAGFDGARSAPSVHEATGGHLGLLKEVLSSDGSLETGAVTARLARSPSLRGNIQECLRRDERNGYVGERSCQAVLSKLLAGERVEELEPLDNQVEYPEVRLYFAGLVRRDSTGRTVLRCKAVELAAREALARKDVRP from the coding sequence ATGATGAACTTCCCGAGGGAGCTGGTCGAGGCGGTCCGCAAGTACCAGGTCGTCCCATTCGTGGGCGCCGGCATCAGCATGGGGGTGAAGCGGGGGGTGTTCCCCTCGTGGATCCAGCTCCTGGAGGGGCTCGCCGAGCGGATGAACGACGAGGGCATCCCCGCGTCCGCCATCGCCGAGGTGCGCCAGCGCATCGCGCAGGGCGACTTCCTCACCGCCGCGGAGCTGGCCTTCCAGGAGCTGGGGGCCTACCGCTTCAACCGGTTCCTGCGCGAGCGGATCCGCGTGCGCCAGCCGCCGGATGCGGACCTGTCCGTCGTCCGGGCGCTGTGGGAGCTGCGCCCGCCCGTGGTCATCACCCCCAACTACGACGACGTGCTGCTGTGGGGCCGCGAGGGCGCCGAGCCCGTCTCCAATGATCAGGATGACGAGCTCAACCTGATGGACGTCGAGGCCTCCGCGGACACGCCGCGCGTCTGGTACCTGCACGGCACCATCCACCGGCTGGCCACGCTGGTGCTCGCCGGCGCCGACTACAAGCGGCTGTACGGGGACTCGGCGCAGCCCTCCAGCTACTCGCAGTACACCAACGCGCTGAACCGCCTGCGGCAGTGGATCCACGCTCGGCCCTTCCTTTATATGGGCTTCAGCTTCAGCGACCCGTACGTGCTCAAGCAGCTCGAGCACGTCATCGGCATCACCAAGGGCCGCCACGTCCCCAGCTTCGCGCTGATGAAGAAGGGGCAGATCGACCGTGGGGCGCTGTGGCCCAAGTACAACATCCAGCTCGTGGAGTATGAGGACCACGGCGCGCCGCTGGCGGAGTTCCTGCGCGGGCTGGCGCAGGCCGCGTTCGGTGGGAACCGACCGGTGGCGCTCACGTCCTTCTCCGCCTCGCCGGCGCCGCAGGATCCGGGGCCCGTGCCCCGGCCCGCGCTGGAGCAGGAGTACACGCGCATCCTCCGCTCCCAGCACCGGCTGGTGCTGCTCGCGCCCGAGGACGGAGGTGCCCGCTCGCTCGCGCGCCGCGTGGCGGCCCAGTACGGAGGCCGGGTGACGTGGCTGGCGCCGCCGAACGTCCCCGACTGCACCGAGGCGGAGTACTGCCGCGCGCTCGCCGGGGATGACCCGGACGCCGCCTCCGTCACGAGCTTCGACGCGCTGGTGGAGCACCTGCGCAAGAAGGCGAGCCGCCTCGGGAGGGACCACCTCATCGTCCTGCGCTACGAGTGGGGCCCGTTCGATCACCTGACGGCGCTGGGGCGGCACCTGCGGCGGATGATGGACGAACCGTCCGCGGTGCAGTTCCACTTCCTCATCGCCGGGGGCGAGCGCTCCGCGTGGCTGCTGCACAACATGAAGAGCTTCTCGGTCTTCAAGGACGCGCCGCGCCGCGAGGTGCCGGACCTGACGGTGGAGGAGGTGCGCCAGTTCCTGGACAGCGCGGGCTTCGACGGCGCGCGCTCGGCGCCGAGCGTCCACGAGGCCACGGGCGGACACCTGGGGCTGCTCAAGGAGGTGCTGAGCAGCGACGGCTCGCTGGAGACGGGCGCCGTCACCGCGCGGCTGGCGCGCAGTCCGTCGCTGCGAGGCAACATCCAGGAGTGCCTGCGCCGCGACGAGCGCAACGGGTACGTGGGGGAGCGCAGCTGCCAGGCGGTGCTCTCGAAGCTGCTGGCCGGGGAGCGGGTGGAGGAGCTGGAGCCGCTCGACAACCAGGTGGAGTACCCGGAGGTCCGGCTGTACTTCGCGGGGCTGGTGCGCAGGGACTCCACGGGCAGGACGGTGCTGAGGTGCAAGGCGGTGGAGCTGGCCGCGCGTGAGGCCCTGGCGCGCAAGGACGTGCGGCCGTGA
- a CDS encoding acyl-CoA dehydrogenase family protein codes for MLATARQVAPRISARAEEIESARKLPEELARELAQAGFFRMFIPEAYGGLELHPARSIEIIEELSRADGSTGWCVMIGAATAMVSAWLPESSARAIYEPSETITGGVAAPIGRAERVEGGYRVSGRWGWASGSHHCQWLMGGAVVTQGGKPQMTPRGLPEMRTLVFPAKDAVLHDTWHASGLCGTGSCDIEVKDLFVPTEYTLSLLGERPRVAAPLYGFPTFGLLGVGLPAVALGIARRALDEFTTLANQKLMMPSRKPLASRPAAQQTVAEAEGLLRSARALLYEAVHQAFDAGARNEVSLRTRADLRLSYTHATRTSARVVDMVYELAGGPAVFRTHPLQRCFRDVHVATHHAMVAPPTLETIGTVLLGVEGETAML; via the coding sequence TTGCTCGCCACTGCCCGGCAGGTCGCTCCTCGCATCTCCGCTCGCGCCGAGGAGATCGAGTCCGCCCGCAAGCTGCCAGAGGAGCTCGCCCGGGAGCTGGCCCAGGCCGGCTTCTTCCGCATGTTCATCCCAGAGGCCTATGGCGGCCTCGAGCTGCACCCCGCGCGGAGCATCGAGATCATCGAGGAGCTGTCCCGCGCGGACGGCTCCACCGGCTGGTGCGTCATGATTGGCGCCGCCACCGCGATGGTGTCGGCCTGGCTGCCCGAGTCCTCCGCGCGCGCCATCTACGAGCCCTCGGAGACCATCACCGGAGGCGTGGCGGCGCCGATCGGACGCGCCGAGCGGGTAGAGGGCGGCTATCGCGTCTCCGGGCGCTGGGGCTGGGCCAGTGGCAGCCACCACTGTCAGTGGCTCATGGGAGGCGCCGTGGTGACCCAGGGCGGCAAGCCGCAGATGACTCCCAGGGGCCTGCCCGAGATGCGCACGCTGGTGTTCCCCGCCAAGGACGCGGTGCTCCATGACACCTGGCACGCCTCGGGCCTGTGTGGCACCGGCAGCTGCGACATCGAGGTGAAGGACCTCTTCGTGCCCACGGAGTACACCCTCTCGCTGCTGGGTGAGCGTCCGCGCGTCGCAGCGCCCCTCTATGGCTTCCCCACCTTCGGGCTGCTGGGCGTGGGGCTGCCCGCCGTCGCGCTGGGCATTGCCCGCCGCGCCCTCGACGAGTTCACCACGCTGGCCAACCAGAAGCTGATGATGCCCAGCCGCAAGCCGCTCGCCTCGCGGCCCGCCGCGCAGCAGACGGTGGCCGAGGCCGAGGGGCTCCTGCGCTCCGCGCGCGCCCTGCTCTACGAGGCCGTCCACCAGGCCTTCGACGCCGGAGCGCGCAACGAGGTCTCCCTGCGCACCCGCGCCGACCTGCGGCTGTCCTATACCCACGCCACCCGCACGTCGGCGCGCGTCGTGGACATGGTGTACGAGCTCGCCGGCGGCCCCGCCGTCTTCCGCACCCACCCGCTGCAGCGCTGCTTCCGCGACGTCCACGTCGCCACGCACCACGCCATGGTGGCGCCGCCCACGCTGGAGACCATCGGCACCGTGCTGCTCGGCGTCGAGGGCGAGACGGCCATGCTCTGA
- the yjjJ gene encoding type II toxin-antitoxin system HipA family toxin YjjJ, which produces MASVDQLLTELRRLGNARASELRERLGVSQPTISRLITEAGDRVCKMGAGPRVHYALTRSVPSLGTRIPVYQADEKGSIHRHGTLHFLADDHQWLAREQSPGRFYEGLPPFSAEMSPQGYVGRGFSKRSPELELPPRISDWRDDHRLIALARRGEDCVGDLILGDESLNRFLAQIPRSVQPRDYPELARASLAGQPGSSAGGEQPKFSAYSEGRHVLVKFSGEDESAAARRWRDLLVSESFALEAVHAEGIPAATSRSLLIEGRRFLEVHRFDRIGLRGRKALLSLGSIDDEYFGHRDTWTQAAQRMLAERLIDAEDARRMRWLDAFGQLIGNTDRHFGNLSFFVEGEGRFRLAPVYDMLPMVFAPVEAEIIERTFSPSPPTADNLDVWSHAARCAVSYWGRLVGSSELSEEFRERCRHCKDQVEALASQAPGP; this is translated from the coding sequence ATGGCCTCCGTGGATCAACTCCTGACCGAGCTGCGTCGCCTCGGCAATGCGCGAGCGAGCGAGCTTCGAGAGAGGCTGGGAGTCTCACAGCCGACGATCTCTCGCCTCATCACGGAGGCAGGCGACCGGGTCTGCAAGATGGGAGCAGGCCCACGGGTCCACTACGCACTCACCCGGTCCGTCCCTTCACTCGGCACACGCATCCCCGTCTATCAAGCCGATGAAAAGGGGAGCATCCATCGACATGGGACCCTCCATTTCCTGGCCGACGATCATCAGTGGCTCGCCAGGGAGCAGAGCCCCGGCAGGTTCTACGAAGGGCTGCCCCCCTTCTCGGCCGAGATGAGCCCGCAGGGCTATGTCGGTCGGGGCTTCAGCAAGCGCTCCCCCGAACTCGAGCTGCCTCCGCGCATCAGCGACTGGAGGGATGATCATCGGCTGATCGCACTCGCCCGAAGAGGCGAGGACTGCGTGGGCGACCTCATCCTGGGAGATGAGTCGCTGAATCGATTCCTCGCGCAAATACCCCGCTCGGTCCAGCCCCGTGACTACCCAGAGCTGGCTCGCGCTTCTCTCGCCGGGCAACCGGGCTCCTCCGCGGGCGGAGAGCAGCCCAAGTTCAGCGCGTACTCCGAAGGCCGCCATGTCCTCGTGAAGTTCTCGGGCGAAGACGAGAGCGCTGCCGCTCGGCGATGGAGAGACCTGCTGGTCAGCGAAAGCTTCGCACTCGAAGCGGTTCACGCGGAGGGGATCCCGGCCGCAACCTCACGCTCATTGCTCATCGAGGGACGTCGGTTCCTGGAGGTCCACCGCTTCGACCGCATCGGTCTCCGCGGAAGGAAGGCCCTGTTGTCGCTGGGTAGCATCGACGACGAGTACTTCGGACACCGGGACACGTGGACCCAGGCGGCTCAACGCATGCTCGCCGAGCGGCTCATCGACGCGGAGGATGCTCGCAGGATGCGCTGGCTCGATGCCTTCGGGCAGCTCATCGGCAACACGGACCGGCACTTCGGCAACCTCTCGTTCTTCGTGGAGGGCGAGGGTCGATTCAGGCTCGCACCGGTCTACGACATGCTGCCCATGGTCTTCGCGCCCGTTGAGGCGGAGATCATCGAGCGCACCTTCAGCCCGTCTCCTCCGACCGCGGACAACCTCGATGTCTGGTCCCACGCCGCCCGCTGTGCCGTGAGCTACTGGGGACGGCTCGTCGGCTCGAGCGAGCTCAGCGAAGAGTTTCGGGAACGCTGTCGGCATTGCAAGGACCAGGTCGAGGCGCTGGCGAGCCAGGCTCCAGGCCCATGA